Proteins encoded in a region of the Pigmentiphaga litoralis genome:
- the waaC gene encoding lipopolysaccharide heptosyltransferase I: protein MPRILLVKTSSMGDIVHALPAVSDIARHFPGAVIDWVAEESFTAIPALHPQVADVIPVALRRWRKNWFSAETREERAAFWHRVGKHRYDCVIDLQGLVKSALLARHVNGPLHGCDFRSAREPLAALFYRFRHRVVFQQSAVTRMRLLAAQSLGYALEGPPEFGLKVGRRPGMPPRYAAIMPSASRETKLWPEEYWKAVLLRLEVAGYAPYLFAGNEEELERAQRLADAVPRARALPRMGLREAAEVLAGASVFVGLDSGLTHLAGGLGRPTIGIYCDYDPALAPVTGSGFIACLGGPGTPPTREEVLAAVGRALPAEATHPRPVVAINDDTEPDA from the coding sequence GTGCCCCGCATCCTTCTCGTCAAAACGTCTTCAATGGGCGACATCGTGCACGCGCTGCCTGCCGTGTCGGATATCGCTCGCCATTTTCCTGGCGCAGTCATCGACTGGGTGGCTGAAGAGTCGTTCACGGCCATTCCTGCCTTGCATCCGCAGGTGGCCGACGTGATCCCGGTCGCGTTGCGGCGCTGGCGCAAGAACTGGTTTTCGGCCGAAACGCGCGAAGAACGTGCGGCCTTCTGGCATCGTGTCGGCAAGCATCGCTACGACTGCGTGATCGACCTGCAAGGCCTGGTCAAGTCCGCCCTGCTGGCTCGCCATGTGAATGGCCCGCTGCACGGCTGCGACTTCCGGTCGGCCCGCGAACCGCTGGCGGCGCTGTTCTATCGTTTTCGTCACCGTGTGGTGTTCCAGCAGTCCGCCGTCACGCGCATGCGCTTGCTCGCGGCCCAGTCCCTGGGCTATGCCTTGGAAGGCCCGCCGGAATTCGGCCTTAAGGTCGGCCGCCGTCCTGGCATGCCGCCGCGCTACGCGGCGATCATGCCGTCGGCCAGCCGCGAGACCAAGCTGTGGCCCGAGGAATACTGGAAGGCCGTCCTGCTGCGCCTGGAAGTGGCGGGCTATGCGCCGTACCTGTTTGCTGGCAACGAAGAAGAACTGGAACGCGCGCAGCGTCTGGCCGATGCGGTCCCGCGTGCCCGCGCGCTGCCACGCATGGGGCTACGAGAGGCCGCAGAAGTGCTGGCCGGCGCATCGGTGTTCGTGGGCTTGGACAGCGGCCTGACGCACCTTGCGGGCGGCCTGGGCCGGCCCACCATCGGCATCTATTGCGACTACGACCCGGCCCTGGCGCCGGTGACCGGGTCGGGCTTCATTGCCTGCCTGGGTGGCCCCGGCACGCCGCCGACGCGTGAAGAAGTCCTGGCCGCCGTGGGGCGCGCCCTGCCTGCCGAAGCCACGCACCCGCGGCCTGTCGTTGCCATCAACGACGACACGGAGCCCGACGCGTGA
- a CDS encoding capsule assembly Wzi family protein gives MSPPAFAQTAVMVEAGNQSLRDDIQWLIDRGIIDLTTSTWPMPLSALESALASRRVANMSRGDQHAMAAVESYVAQQRRSFVGVTAGLNTDRVPQLGFDATTRARAGVGAYGQASTEGFAGKVQVNGLADTITNRQSNVNLEGSYAAAAALGQVLYVGQLAHFWGPGQDGSLNWGNAATAIPGIGLQRGAQTAFENKWLSWIGPWGYDLFVGQMQHNTAVPQAKVLNMRAFARPVQGLEIGLSRFIQFGGKGRPNNLGAVWDAVTGNSNIDDPNAIGTDPSNELSGIDARYTFSLAGNPLTIYTQLTGEDEAGGLPSRYLGQVGAQFKHMVGTTRMQWYAEAADTTARRLFGLQDGLRGYAYNHGSYTNGLYHDQLPIGHSIGGDGQLLSGGVTVVPDDYRYFSRYSAKILHAQVNRSSLPINQAFDRSDKFYGGEFAYSWMLKPATFKAGVTVLRSVHGNTNDAFSLMLSMNVPLGGGSTMSAR, from the coding sequence GTGTCCCCACCTGCCTTCGCGCAGACCGCAGTGATGGTTGAGGCTGGCAATCAATCCTTGCGCGACGACATCCAGTGGCTGATCGATCGGGGCATCATCGACCTGACGACCTCGACGTGGCCCATGCCTCTTTCTGCGCTTGAATCGGCCTTGGCGTCCCGGCGTGTGGCGAACATGTCGCGGGGGGATCAACATGCCATGGCAGCGGTGGAATCCTATGTAGCTCAACAGCGGCGATCGTTCGTGGGCGTGACGGCAGGCCTTAACACCGACCGGGTGCCGCAGCTGGGCTTTGACGCCACGACACGTGCCCGTGCGGGCGTAGGCGCCTACGGCCAGGCCAGCACGGAAGGATTCGCGGGCAAGGTGCAGGTGAATGGCTTGGCCGACACGATCACCAACCGGCAATCCAACGTCAACCTGGAAGGCAGCTATGCGGCGGCAGCGGCCTTGGGCCAGGTGCTGTACGTGGGCCAGCTGGCGCACTTCTGGGGCCCGGGCCAGGACGGCAGCCTGAACTGGGGCAACGCGGCCACGGCCATTCCGGGCATCGGCTTGCAACGCGGCGCGCAGACGGCGTTCGAGAACAAGTGGCTGTCGTGGATCGGCCCGTGGGGCTATGACCTGTTCGTGGGCCAGATGCAGCACAACACCGCCGTCCCGCAGGCCAAGGTGCTGAACATGCGTGCGTTTGCACGGCCCGTCCAGGGCTTGGAGATCGGACTTTCGCGCTTCATCCAGTTCGGCGGCAAGGGCCGTCCGAACAACCTGGGTGCAGTCTGGGACGCGGTCACGGGCAATTCGAATATTGACGACCCCAACGCGATCGGCACGGATCCCAGTAATGAGCTGTCCGGCATTGATGCGCGGTACACCTTTTCGCTCGCCGGAAATCCCCTGACGATCTACACCCAATTGACGGGTGAAGATGAGGCCGGCGGGCTGCCGTCGCGCTATCTGGGCCAGGTGGGCGCCCAGTTCAAGCACATGGTCGGCACGACGCGGATGCAGTGGTATGCGGAAGCGGCGGACACCACCGCGCGGCGCCTGTTCGGCTTGCAAGACGGACTGCGTGGCTATGCCTACAACCACGGCAGCTACACCAACGGCCTGTACCACGACCAGTTGCCGATCGGCCATTCCATTGGCGGCGATGGACAACTGCTGTCCGGCGGCGTGACGGTCGTGCCCGATGACTATCGCTACTTTTCACGCTACAGCGCCAAGATCCTGCATGCGCAGGTCAATCGCTCCAGCCTGCCCATCAATCAGGCCTTCGACCGGTCCGACAAGTTCTACGGTGGCGAATTCGCCTACAGCTGGATGCTCAAACCGGCCACGTTCAAGGCCGGCGTGACCGTGCTGCGTAGCGTGCACGGCAACACGAATGACGCTTTCAGCCTGATGCTGTCGATGAACGTGCCGTTGGGCGGTGGTTCGACGATGTCGGCACGTTGA
- a CDS encoding VanZ family protein, with protein sequence MKHLRKIYFLAAFAFFALMIGIGSIPNQANELSSIIPDKVLHMVAYGILAGLLYLGQSPSNRFRGRIAVAAIGLMGALDEGVQSMFTYRTPSWSDWFCDIAAALIAVGLLRLMESRRSYQPG encoded by the coding sequence ATGAAGCATTTGCGAAAAATCTATTTTCTGGCCGCGTTCGCGTTCTTCGCGTTGATGATCGGCATCGGTTCGATTCCCAACCAGGCGAACGAACTGTCCTCGATCATCCCGGACAAAGTGCTGCACATGGTGGCCTACGGCATCCTGGCCGGGCTGCTGTACCTGGGCCAGTCCCCCAGCAATCGATTTCGCGGCCGGATCGCCGTTGCGGCGATCGGCCTTATGGGCGCCCTCGACGAAGGCGTTCAGTCCATGTTCACGTACCGCACCCCCAGCTGGTCGGACTGGTTCTGCGACATCGCCGCGGCCCTGATCGCCGTCGGCCTGCTGCGGCTGATGGAATCGCGGCGGTCGTACCAGCCGGGATAA
- the pgi gene encoding glucose-6-phosphate isomerase: MSGSNDAVTADRNTGATTPLWDANPAPAPLADTQAWRQFVVSAQHADLTAATLRIVKAPHVAVDLSAQAQSPALMAAGEALLLERGFDPARACLLEGGMANCTEARPAWHTALRSADASLRVADQVATERERVRNFVRRADAEGRYKHVVNIGIGGSDWGPRLVVSALGNAGTRREMRFVSNIDGHAIESGLLGLDPLHTLFIVSSKSFNTIETLRNAERAIEWLRAGGVQDVNAHMVAVTSNVAGAAKLGITEDHVFKLWDWAGGRYSVWSSIGLPIALALGVETLDGLLQGAAEMDAHFASAPISENAPVQLALTALVNRNVFGYPSLNIAAYDARLTNLAPYLQQLDMESLGKSVDVYGRPVSVPTGSLVWGVSGTDAQHTFFQWLHQGTDPTPVDFVVCREADHTFAEHHRLLLANCLAQREALLRGKSFDTLLPEVAKTESDPERAAWLARHKVHPGGRPSTLLVLPRLTAQSLGALLALYEHKVFVQGIVWGINPFDQWGVEYGKVLATGIAEELNGGKTKPHDVSTAHWVDEWK, translated from the coding sequence ATGTCGGGATCGAATGACGCAGTCACTGCGGATAGGAATACGGGCGCAACGACCCCCTTGTGGGATGCGAACCCTGCGCCCGCGCCGTTGGCGGATACGCAGGCATGGCGGCAGTTCGTCGTGTCGGCGCAGCATGCGGACCTGACAGCCGCGACGCTGCGGATCGTCAAGGCGCCGCACGTGGCGGTTGACCTGAGCGCGCAGGCGCAGTCGCCGGCCTTGATGGCGGCGGGTGAAGCCTTGCTGCTTGAGCGCGGTTTCGACCCTGCGCGCGCCTGCTTGCTGGAAGGCGGCATGGCCAATTGCACCGAAGCGCGCCCCGCCTGGCACACCGCCTTGCGCAGCGCCGACGCATCGCTGCGCGTGGCCGACCAGGTGGCGACGGAGCGTGAACGTGTGCGCAACTTCGTTCGCCGGGCGGACGCGGAAGGGCGCTACAAGCATGTGGTGAACATCGGCATTGGTGGCAGTGACTGGGGCCCGCGTCTGGTCGTCAGTGCACTGGGCAATGCCGGCACGCGGCGCGAGATGCGTTTTGTGTCGAACATCGATGGTCACGCAATCGAGTCCGGCTTGTTGGGCCTGGATCCGCTGCACACGCTGTTTATCGTGTCGTCGAAATCGTTCAATACGATCGAAACGCTGCGCAATGCCGAACGCGCGATCGAATGGCTGCGCGCCGGCGGCGTGCAGGATGTGAATGCGCATATGGTGGCGGTCACGTCGAACGTGGCGGGTGCTGCCAAGCTGGGCATTACCGAAGACCACGTCTTCAAACTGTGGGACTGGGCGGGCGGCCGGTATTCGGTGTGGTCGTCGATCGGCTTGCCGATTGCGTTGGCATTGGGTGTCGAGACGCTGGATGGTCTGCTGCAAGGCGCGGCCGAGATGGACGCCCATTTTGCCAGCGCACCGATCAGCGAGAATGCACCCGTGCAGCTTGCATTGACGGCGCTGGTGAACCGCAATGTGTTCGGCTATCCGTCGCTCAACATTGCCGCGTACGACGCGCGCCTGACGAACCTGGCACCGTATCTGCAGCAACTGGATATGGAATCGCTGGGCAAGTCGGTGGACGTGTATGGCCGGCCTGTCAGCGTGCCGACCGGGTCGCTGGTGTGGGGCGTGTCCGGTACCGATGCGCAGCACACGTTCTTCCAGTGGCTGCATCAAGGCACGGATCCGACGCCCGTCGATTTCGTGGTGTGCCGCGAAGCGGATCACACGTTTGCCGAGCATCATCGTTTGCTGTTGGCCAACTGTCTGGCGCAACGCGAAGCGCTGCTGCGTGGCAAGTCGTTCGACACGCTGTTGCCTGAAGTAGCCAAGACGGAATCGGATCCGGAACGTGCAGCCTGGCTGGCGCGCCACAAGGTGCATCCGGGTGGTCGCCCGTCGACCTTGCTGGTGCTTCCGCGTCTGACAGCACAGAGTCTGGGCGCCTTGCTGGCCTTGTATGAACACAAGGTGTTCGTGCAAGGAATCGTCTGGGGTATCAATCCGTTCGATCAGTGGGGCGTGGAGTATGGCAAGGTGTTGGCCACGGGTATTGCCGAAGAACTGAACGGTGGGAAAACCAAGCCGCACGACGTGTCGACTGCCCATTGGGTGGATGAGTGGAAGTAA
- the galE gene encoding UDP-glucose 4-epimerase GalE codes for MQKKLLVTGGAGYIGSHTLVELIAAGYAPIVLDNLSNSDIEVLRRVKSLTGVEVPFVKADIRDEAALDKVFKDAAQDGDAIAAVIHFAALKAVGESVEDPLRYYDNNVGGTRTLLSAMLAAGVNAIIFSSSATVYGDPQFLPYTEQHPQKPTNPYGWTKFMVEQMLSDVCASNPSFSAVTLRYFNPIGAHPSGQLGEDPKGLPNNLFPFLTQVAVGKLERLRVFGNDYDTVDGTGVRDYLHVVDLAVGHVKAVKVAAEQKGFLPVNLGTGQGTSVLQMVKAFEQASGKEIPLAMMDRRAGDLPQFWADASEAHRLLGWTAERSLEDMCRDGWNWQRQNPDGYRASGDVA; via the coding sequence ATGCAGAAGAAGTTGTTGGTGACGGGCGGCGCAGGTTATATCGGCAGCCATACCTTGGTGGAATTAATTGCCGCGGGATATGCCCCGATTGTCTTGGACAATTTGTCGAACAGCGATATCGAAGTGCTCAGGCGCGTCAAATCGCTGACAGGCGTCGAGGTGCCATTTGTCAAAGCGGACATTCGTGATGAGGCGGCGCTCGACAAGGTATTCAAAGATGCCGCGCAGGACGGCGACGCCATTGCCGCGGTGATTCACTTTGCAGCGCTCAAGGCGGTGGGCGAGTCGGTAGAAGATCCCTTGCGTTATTACGACAATAACGTGGGCGGTACCCGTACGTTGCTGTCGGCCATGCTGGCCGCGGGTGTGAACGCCATCATATTCAGTTCCTCGGCAACGGTGTACGGCGATCCTCAATTTCTTCCCTATACCGAACAGCATCCGCAAAAGCCCACCAACCCATACGGCTGGACGAAGTTTATGGTTGAGCAGATGTTGTCCGACGTCTGCGCATCCAATCCTTCCTTTTCGGCTGTCACGCTCAGGTATTTCAATCCGATCGGTGCGCATCCAAGCGGACAGTTGGGTGAGGATCCCAAGGGCTTGCCCAATAATCTCTTCCCTTTCCTGACCCAGGTCGCGGTAGGAAAACTCGAACGCCTGCGAGTTTTTGGAAATGACTATGACACGGTGGACGGAACGGGCGTGCGTGATTATCTTCACGTGGTGGATCTAGCGGTGGGTCATGTCAAGGCCGTGAAAGTCGCGGCCGAGCAGAAAGGGTTCCTTCCCGTCAATCTGGGTACCGGGCAGGGCACCAGCGTCTTGCAGATGGTCAAGGCCTTTGAACAAGCCTCCGGCAAAGAGATCCCCCTGGCGATGATGGATCGCCGTGCCGGCGACCTGCCCCAGTTCTGGGCGGATGCGTCCGAAGCGCATCGGTTGCTTGGCTGGACGGCTGAGCGTTCCCTGGAAGACATGTGCCGGGACGGGTGGAACTGGCAGCGGCAGAATCCCGATGGCTACCGCGCCAGTGGGGATGTTGCTTAG
- a CDS encoding phosphomannomutase/phosphoglucomutase, translated as MGANAADGTIDIAASAFKAYDIRGVVPSPLSPEFARRLGASLANAAHEAGVKAVVVGRDGRLSGPDLSDALQEGLLAGGVDVIDVGMVPTPLVYFAANTTQTGTGVAITGSHNPPEYNGFKMMMAGVTLYGDAITGLRTHMLENTPQTTHARGTRTEVDVVPEYLERIVSDVKLARPMKIAVDCGNGVAGPAAVRLFRALGCEVTELFCDVDGNFPNHHPDPADPHNLEDLIRCLEETDCELGLAFDGDGDRLGVVTKGGEIIWPDRQLILYARDVLSRNPGAEIIYDVKCSRYVAEEVRAAGGKPLMWKTGHSLVKAKLKETGAPLAGEMSGHIFFKERWFGFDDGLYTGARLLEIVSKSANASAVLEALPCATSTPELKLETAEGEQFNVVKRLNEQGKFAGAREVITIDGVRVEYKDGFALARPSNTTPVVVIRFEADDDAAMARIQADFRSQLLRVAPDAVLPF; from the coding sequence GTGGGGGCTAACGCTGCTGATGGAACCATCGATATTGCCGCTTCGGCGTTCAAGGCCTATGACATCCGCGGGGTTGTTCCGTCACCCCTGAGTCCTGAATTTGCACGGCGCCTGGGCGCGTCGCTGGCCAATGCCGCGCACGAAGCCGGCGTAAAGGCTGTCGTGGTCGGCCGTGACGGTCGCCTGAGCGGTCCTGATCTGTCGGACGCGCTGCAGGAAGGCCTGCTGGCCGGTGGCGTCGACGTGATCGACGTGGGCATGGTGCCGACGCCGCTGGTGTACTTTGCCGCGAACACGACGCAGACGGGTACGGGCGTGGCCATTACCGGCAGCCACAATCCGCCTGAGTACAACGGCTTCAAGATGATGATGGCTGGCGTGACGCTGTATGGCGACGCCATCACTGGCTTGCGTACGCACATGCTGGAAAACACCCCGCAGACGACGCATGCCCGCGGCACGCGTACCGAAGTGGACGTGGTGCCTGAATATCTGGAACGCATCGTCAGCGACGTGAAGCTGGCGCGCCCCATGAAGATTGCCGTGGATTGCGGCAATGGCGTGGCTGGTCCGGCCGCGGTGCGTCTGTTCCGTGCGCTGGGTTGCGAAGTGACCGAGCTGTTCTGCGATGTGGATGGCAATTTCCCCAACCACCATCCAGACCCGGCCGACCCGCACAACCTGGAAGACCTGATCCGCTGCCTGGAAGAAACGGATTGCGAACTGGGCCTGGCATTCGACGGCGACGGCGACCGCCTGGGCGTGGTGACCAAGGGCGGCGAGATCATCTGGCCGGATCGTCAGCTGATTCTGTACGCACGTGACGTGCTGTCGCGCAATCCTGGCGCTGAAATCATTTACGACGTGAAGTGCAGCCGGTATGTGGCCGAAGAAGTTCGCGCCGCGGGCGGCAAGCCGCTGATGTGGAAGACGGGCCATTCGCTGGTCAAGGCCAAGCTGAAGGAAACCGGTGCACCGCTGGCAGGCGAGATGAGCGGCCACATCTTCTTCAAGGAACGTTGGTTCGGTTTTGACGACGGCCTGTATACGGGCGCGCGTCTGCTCGAGATCGTGTCGAAGAGCGCCAACGCATCGGCCGTGCTCGAGGCCTTGCCTTGCGCCACGTCGACGCCTGAACTCAAGCTGGAAACGGCCGAAGGCGAGCAGTTCAATGTGGTGAAGCGTCTGAACGAGCAAGGCAAGTTTGCCGGTGCGCGTGAAGTCATCACGATCGACGGCGTACGAGTGGAATACAAGGACGGCTTTGCGTTGGCCCGTCCTTCGAACACCACGCCTGTGGTGGTGATCCGCTTCGAAGCCGACGATGACGCCGCCATGGCGCGCATCCAGGCTGACTTCCGCTCGCAGCTGCTGCGTGTGGCCCCCGATGCTGTGCTGCCTTTCTGA
- a CDS encoding YjbH domain-containing protein, which translates to MPVFFWWFRLGNLTLARRRSGYLACLLALVPCSLWAQAAQNGLTGLINTPSARMQDDGVFRIGVTHASPYTAGFFSLQAMPWLEATARYTQIAGVDGGLGPDYGSFKDKSVGAKVRLLEEGAFGIGWLPQFAVGMDDRGTGTGIFASEFVVANKKFGVNGVGVFDVSAGYGRKRLDGAFGGVRFSPQALPNWRLVVERDATNFARDFASAESGVNTRPVGKWNAAVEYTKGPFTLQLGSQYGKPSVAAYFSIPFQAREFIPKINEVGPLAKGAWYSDSPRPTAAQWDQDRGYRQGMLATLHDEGFRNVKLAYRNGTMVLSLTSERFRYQSRGIGRAARIALAYAPLETKAMEITWENQDLAGVTYRFSNAEVLQRYFAGLTTREALAAHVDIRYAAPPKTAAQASDIDEVLDAVAYERPKANFAFNRDGNLFNFRRESYDQSRFQISPYFSTYLNDPSGAFKYDVGLDFAARVRIAQGWWADGTIRTVLSENVSDVVQESNSELPHVRSDAAKYKRASKIKLDRALLHRYWQPAERIYTRASAGIYEEMFGGAGVQALWVAPGSRWAVDGSFDMLKQRDYKGTGFLDYRTNTYLMSVHHRVPWLDGVTVTARGGRFLAGDEGVRGEIKRTFKSGMEVGVWYTVTNGHDIQSPGSPESPYRDKGVFMRIPLATMLATDTGAAANFSLQPWTRDVGAMVRSPGDLYDQFERGMLQNATEGDGLRSFSDLIGEDAP; encoded by the coding sequence TTGCCGGTTTTCTTTTGGTGGTTTCGGTTGGGCAATCTAACTTTGGCTAGACGACGCTCGGGATACCTCGCGTGCCTGTTGGCGCTCGTTCCGTGCTCCCTATGGGCTCAAGCCGCTCAGAACGGACTTACCGGTCTTATCAACACGCCCTCTGCACGCATGCAGGACGACGGCGTGTTCCGGATCGGCGTTACCCATGCGTCACCTTATACGGCCGGATTTTTCAGCTTGCAGGCGATGCCCTGGCTGGAAGCGACGGCCAGATACACCCAGATCGCTGGCGTCGACGGCGGACTGGGACCTGACTACGGCAGCTTCAAAGACAAGTCGGTAGGCGCCAAGGTGCGCCTGTTGGAAGAGGGTGCCTTCGGCATCGGCTGGCTGCCGCAGTTTGCCGTCGGGATGGATGACCGGGGCACGGGCACAGGGATTTTTGCCAGCGAATTTGTCGTGGCGAACAAGAAGTTCGGCGTCAATGGCGTCGGTGTGTTCGACGTCAGCGCAGGCTATGGCCGCAAGCGTCTGGATGGGGCTTTCGGAGGGGTGCGATTTTCCCCCCAGGCCCTTCCCAACTGGCGTCTGGTCGTTGAGCGGGACGCCACCAATTTTGCGCGCGACTTTGCCTCGGCTGAGTCAGGGGTCAATACTCGGCCGGTGGGCAAATGGAATGCCGCGGTGGAGTATACGAAGGGGCCCTTTACCCTTCAGTTGGGCTCGCAGTACGGCAAGCCCTCGGTCGCTGCCTACTTTTCGATTCCGTTCCAGGCCCGAGAATTCATCCCGAAGATCAACGAAGTGGGCCCCTTGGCGAAGGGCGCCTGGTACAGCGACTCTCCACGGCCCACAGCGGCCCAGTGGGACCAGGATCGCGGTTACCGCCAAGGCATGCTGGCGACCCTCCATGACGAAGGCTTTCGCAACGTAAAGCTGGCGTATCGCAATGGCACGATGGTGCTGTCATTGACCAGCGAGCGGTTCCGCTATCAGTCTCGCGGTATCGGCCGCGCGGCGCGTATTGCGCTGGCCTATGCACCGCTTGAGACAAAGGCGATGGAGATCACCTGGGAGAATCAGGACCTGGCCGGTGTCACTTATCGGTTCAGCAACGCTGAAGTACTTCAGCGCTATTTTGCAGGCCTGACGACACGTGAAGCATTGGCTGCCCACGTCGACATCCGCTATGCGGCTCCGCCGAAAACCGCTGCCCAGGCGTCGGACATCGACGAAGTGCTGGATGCCGTGGCATACGAGCGGCCCAAGGCCAATTTTGCGTTCAACCGCGATGGCAACCTGTTCAACTTCCGCCGCGAATCGTATGACCAGAGCCGATTCCAGATCAGCCCGTACTTCTCGACCTACCTGAACGACCCCAGCGGTGCGTTCAAGTACGACGTTGGCCTGGACTTCGCGGCACGTGTGCGCATCGCGCAGGGATGGTGGGCGGACGGAACTATTCGCACCGTGCTGTCGGAAAACGTGTCGGACGTGGTGCAGGAATCGAATTCCGAATTGCCCCATGTACGTAGCGATGCCGCCAAGTACAAGCGCGCGTCCAAGATTAAGCTGGACCGGGCGCTGCTGCATCGCTACTGGCAGCCTGCGGAGCGTATCTACACGCGCGCGTCTGCCGGTATCTACGAAGAAATGTTTGGTGGCGCAGGTGTGCAGGCCTTGTGGGTTGCGCCGGGTTCGCGCTGGGCGGTGGACGGGTCGTTCGACATGCTCAAGCAGCGTGACTACAAGGGCACGGGCTTTCTGGATTACCGGACTAACACCTATCTGATGTCGGTGCACCATCGGGTGCCGTGGCTGGATGGTGTGACGGTGACTGCCCGGGGCGGTCGTTTCCTGGCTGGGGACGAAGGCGTGCGCGGCGAGATCAAGCGCACGTTCAAGTCCGGCATGGAAGTGGGTGTCTGGTACACCGTGACGAACGGGCATGACATTCAAAGCCCGGGGTCGCCCGAGTCGCCTTACCGCGACAAGGGTGTGTTCATGCGCATTCCGTTGGCAACGATGCTGGCAACGGACACGGGTGCGGCGGCGAACTTCAGCCTGCAGCCCTGGACGCGTGACGTGGGCGCGATGGTTCGGTCGCCAGGCGATCTGTATGACCAGTTCGAACGCGGCATGCTGCAGAACGCGACGGAAGGCGATGGCCTGCGCAGCTTCAGCGATCTGATCGGGGAGGACGCGCCATGA
- the wbaP gene encoding undecaprenyl-phosphate galactose phosphotransferase WbaP, translating to MKAELFSPLQSGSRLNARWINKYALCLTDLVSFLTAFGLGALALATATSAGFSSGWIGINSSNIFSPLVTHAAFVFSAVLWFWGSARHYAYRKPFWSELHEVLSTLVLVAFLELAFIALIGWQFSRIWWFTTWATAMVCVPLGRWAIKTILTGAGYWKKPTLIVGTGENAKEACLALRSQPLMGLDVIAYVSPAESLGSQTLTSVPILNGFNASSFNLLADVKVVIALEHHEHHLRDRWIRDLTRHGIRDISVIPAMRGVPLYGAEMSHFFSHEVLMLRLNTNLKRTASRVIKRSFDIVFSSLLLLLLSPVLAYFAYKVREDGGNAFYGHTRIGQNGKKFSCLKLRSMVLNSEEVLRNLLANDPAAREEWNLDFKLKNDPRITKIGGFLRRTSLDELPQLWNVLKGEMSLVGPRPIVEAELARYADDADYYMMVKPGMTGLWQISGRNNIDYATRVYLDAWYVKNWSLFYDVAILFKTAGVVLQRDGAY from the coding sequence ATGAAAGCAGAACTATTCAGTCCTTTACAAAGCGGCTCGCGGCTAAATGCGCGATGGATTAACAAGTACGCTTTGTGCCTGACCGACTTGGTGAGTTTCCTGACAGCTTTCGGCTTGGGTGCCCTTGCTCTCGCAACGGCAACGTCTGCTGGTTTTTCGTCCGGCTGGATCGGCATTAACAGCAGCAATATATTTTCCCCCCTGGTTACGCATGCCGCATTTGTTTTCTCGGCCGTTCTCTGGTTCTGGGGAAGCGCCCGGCATTATGCGTACAGAAAACCCTTCTGGAGCGAGTTGCACGAGGTGCTGTCCACGCTTGTGCTGGTCGCTTTCCTCGAACTGGCATTCATTGCCCTGATCGGCTGGCAATTTTCTCGAATCTGGTGGTTCACGACGTGGGCCACCGCGATGGTATGCGTGCCCTTGGGCCGCTGGGCGATCAAAACCATCCTCACCGGCGCGGGTTATTGGAAAAAACCGACGCTGATCGTAGGCACCGGGGAAAACGCCAAGGAAGCGTGCCTGGCGCTGCGCAGCCAGCCGCTGATGGGACTCGATGTCATCGCCTATGTGTCGCCGGCAGAATCGCTTGGTTCCCAGACACTCACCAGCGTCCCGATCCTGAACGGTTTCAACGCCAGCAGTTTCAACCTCCTGGCCGACGTCAAGGTTGTGATCGCGCTTGAACACCACGAACACCATCTGCGCGACCGTTGGATCCGGGACCTGACCCGACACGGCATTCGGGATATCTCGGTGATCCCAGCCATGCGCGGCGTGCCGTTGTATGGCGCCGAAATGTCTCACTTCTTCAGCCACGAAGTGCTGATGCTTCGCCTGAACACCAATTTGAAGCGTACGGCGTCGCGGGTGATCAAGCGCTCGTTCGATATTGTTTTCTCTTCCCTCCTGCTTCTGCTTCTTTCGCCCGTGCTGGCGTACTTTGCCTACAAGGTGCGTGAAGACGGCGGAAACGCCTTCTACGGCCACACTCGCATCGGCCAGAACGGCAAGAAATTCAGCTGCCTCAAGCTGCGATCGATGGTGCTGAATTCAGAAGAAGTCCTTCGGAATTTGCTCGCCAACGATCCGGCAGCACGCGAAGAATGGAATCTGGACTTCAAGCTTAAAAACGATCCGCGCATTACCAAGATCGGTGGTTTCCTCCGTCGAACCAGTCTTGACGAATTGCCCCAGCTCTGGAATGTGTTGAAGGGCGAGATGAGCCTGGTCGGACCGCGTCCGATCGTCGAGGCCGAACTGGCGCGGTATGCCGACGACGCCGACTACTACATGATGGTCAAGCCCGGCATGACCGGTCTCTGGCAGATCAGCGGACGCAACAATATCGACTATGCAACGCGCGTCTATCTGGATGCCTGGTACGTGAAGAATTGGTCGCTCTTTTATGACGTCGCCATTCTTTTCAAGACCGCTGGCGTCGTGCTGCAGCGGGACGGAGCCTACTGA